In one window of Meiothermus sp. DNA:
- a CDS encoding YqeG family HAD IIIA-type phosphatase: protein MLRPRARLKSVMAITPAWLRERGLRAVLFDLDNTLVPYKTYGEAPQGLLEWLEALKEAGIQVMLVSNGSRRRVRYWCEKLGVPGFGPAGKPWFGFRKALRRLALAPREVAVVGDQLFTDVLGGNLIGAYTVLVPPLSKREMGYTRLVRKLERWVLQNPGLGLAAGGNEEFDPKEPRQEPTISKD from the coding sequence GTGCTCAGGCCCAGGGCCCGCCTCAAATCGGTCATGGCCATCACCCCCGCGTGGCTTCGGGAGCGGGGGTTGAGGGCGGTTTTGTTTGACCTGGATAACACCCTGGTACCCTACAAGACCTATGGCGAGGCCCCCCAGGGTCTACTGGAATGGCTCGAGGCCCTCAAAGAGGCTGGCATTCAGGTCATGCTGGTTTCCAACGGTAGCCGCCGCAGGGTGCGCTACTGGTGTGAGAAGCTGGGGGTGCCGGGCTTCGGTCCGGCGGGCAAGCCCTGGTTTGGCTTTCGTAAAGCCCTGCGGCGGTTGGCTCTTGCCCCCCGTGAGGTGGCCGTGGTTGGAGATCAGCTTTTTACCGATGTGCTGGGGGGGAACCTGATTGGCGCCTATACCGTACTGGTTCCTCCTCTTTCTAAGAGGGAAATGGGATATACCCGGTTGGTGCGAAAACTCGAGCGCTGGGTGTTGCAAAACCCCGGCTTGGGGCTGGCGGCTGGGGGAAATGAGGAATTTGACCCAAAAGAACCCCGCCAAGAGCCCACAATAAGCAAAGACTAG
- the gap gene encoding type I glyceraldehyde-3-phosphate dehydrogenase translates to MKVGINGFGRIGRQVFRILQERGVEVVGINDLSDNSILAHLFKYDSNYGRFPGTVSYDENNITVNGKTIRVYEEKDPANLPWGEIGADIVIESTGRFTKLEAAEAHLKAGAKKVIISAPGKGEMLTVVMGVNEHMYDPAKHHVISNASCTTNGLAPVAKVLNDHFGIEKGILTTVHAYTASQSLVDAVKDDPRDARAAALNIVPSETGAAKAVGLVIPELKGKFGGMAFRVPTSTVSVVDFTAVLNKEASKEEINAAMKAAAEGPMKGILAYTEEPLVSSDLKGDPHSSIFSALDTLVVGNLVKVVSWYDNEWGYSCRVADLAQYIGKKL, encoded by the coding sequence ATGAAAGTAGGCATCAACGGTTTCGGGCGCATTGGCCGTCAGGTGTTCCGGATTCTGCAGGAGCGCGGGGTGGAAGTGGTCGGCATCAACGACCTGTCGGATAACTCCATTCTGGCCCACCTGTTCAAATACGACTCCAACTATGGCCGCTTTCCCGGAACCGTAAGTTACGACGAGAATAATATTACGGTTAACGGCAAAACCATCCGGGTCTACGAAGAAAAAGATCCGGCCAACCTGCCCTGGGGCGAGATTGGGGCCGACATCGTGATTGAGTCCACCGGGCGCTTTACCAAGCTCGAGGCCGCCGAGGCCCACCTCAAAGCCGGGGCCAAGAAGGTCATCATCAGCGCCCCCGGCAAGGGCGAGATGCTGACGGTGGTGATGGGGGTCAACGAACACATGTACGACCCCGCCAAGCATCATGTAATTTCCAATGCCAGTTGCACCACCAACGGCCTGGCCCCGGTGGCCAAGGTGCTCAACGACCACTTTGGTATCGAGAAGGGCATCCTGACCACCGTGCACGCCTACACCGCCAGCCAGAGCCTGGTGGATGCCGTTAAGGACGACCCCCGCGACGCCCGGGCGGCTGCCCTCAACATTGTGCCCAGCGAAACCGGCGCGGCCAAGGCCGTGGGGCTGGTCATCCCCGAGCTTAAGGGCAAGTTTGGCGGCATGGCCTTCCGCGTGCCGACCAGCACGGTCTCGGTGGTGGACTTCACCGCTGTTTTGAACAAAGAAGCCAGCAAAGAAGAAATCAACGCGGCCATGAAAGCGGCAGCCGAAGGCCCCATGAAGGGTATCCTGGCCTACACCGAGGAACCCCTGGTTAGCAGCGACCTCAAGGGTGACCCCCACTCCTCCATCTTCAGCGCCCTGGACACCCTGGTGGTGGGGAACCTGGTCAAGGTGGTGAGCTGGTACGACAACGAGTGGGGCTATAGCTGCCGCGTGGCCGACCTGGCGCAGTACATCGGCAAGAAGCTATAA
- a CDS encoding GNAT family N-acetyltransferase, with protein MRVHIQPEQPDSAVARALIAELDAILNAHYPPKSRHGYSVEKLIQQGVAFFVVYLDKQPVGCGGVQIVGSEYAELKRMYVRPAFRGRGVGKQLLAHLETYASERGIRLLRLETGVHQKEAIGLYQGFGFQRIPPFGPYFEDPLSICMEKKLR; from the coding sequence ATGCGGGTACATATTCAACCCGAGCAGCCCGACAGCGCTGTGGCTCGAGCGTTGATTGCCGAGCTCGATGCGATACTGAACGCCCACTACCCCCCCAAGAGCCGCCACGGCTACAGCGTGGAAAAGCTGATCCAGCAGGGGGTCGCCTTCTTCGTGGTGTACCTGGACAAGCAGCCGGTGGGCTGCGGCGGGGTGCAGATTGTTGGCAGCGAATACGCCGAACTCAAGCGCATGTACGTGCGGCCTGCGTTTCGTGGGCGGGGTGTGGGAAAGCAATTGCTGGCCCATCTAGAAACCTACGCTTCCGAGCGAGGCATTCGGTTACTCCGCCTCGAGACGGGCGTACACCAAAAAGAGGCCATCGGCTTGTATCAGGGCTTTGGCTTCCAGCGCATCCCGCCGTTTGGCCCTTACTTCGAAGACCCGCTGAGCATCTGTATGGAAAAGAAACTCCGTTAG
- a CDS encoding dipeptidase, translating to MSWKDYLTLHQAAHLEDFRTFLSIPSISAQPAHQDDVRRAALWLAARFKQAGFLQAEVLPTAGHPVVLAEYCPYPDKPTVLFYGHYDVQPADNPERWNSPPFEPTVVDGRIVARGASDMKGQVMAFLLAAESLIANGALELNVKALIEGEEEISSPSLPAFIEQNKERLRCDMIINGDSGQLSESTPLLGLGVRGICALEFDLVGPSHDLHSGTWGGGLQNPLHAMAELVASLHNPDGSVAVEGFYDDVEPLSPELRAWYKKIPWDEEAELKKLGLQEFYGEEGYSHWERTTGRPTLEVNGMWGGYTGPGGMTVIPSTAHAKITCRLVPHQNPEKIVMLVKAHLEKHLPRGVRLQVRTKEAGAFAFRMSADHPGCVAAREVLTELYGVPPVETMFGGSVPILGTLKQMLGHDPVSFGFGLEDELIHSPNEFFRLSSFEKGKQGYAMLLGRLAQ from the coding sequence ATGAGCTGGAAAGACTACCTGACCCTTCACCAGGCTGCTCACCTCGAGGACTTCCGCACTTTCCTCTCCATCCCCAGTATCTCGGCCCAGCCCGCCCACCAGGACGACGTCCGCCGGGCCGCTTTGTGGCTGGCTGCGCGTTTCAAGCAGGCCGGTTTCCTGCAAGCCGAGGTACTGCCAACCGCAGGGCATCCGGTGGTGCTGGCCGAGTACTGCCCATACCCGGACAAACCCACGGTGCTTTTCTACGGCCACTACGACGTACAGCCCGCCGACAACCCCGAGCGCTGGAACTCTCCGCCCTTCGAGCCCACTGTGGTAGATGGCCGTATAGTGGCGCGGGGGGCCTCCGACATGAAGGGGCAGGTGATGGCGTTTCTACTTGCTGCCGAGTCGCTTATTGCCAACGGAGCGCTCGAGCTAAATGTGAAAGCCCTGATTGAGGGGGAAGAGGAGATCAGCAGCCCCAGCCTGCCCGCTTTCATTGAGCAGAACAAGGAGCGCCTGCGCTGCGACATGATCATCAACGGTGATAGCGGCCAGCTTTCTGAGTCCACCCCGCTTTTGGGGCTTGGCGTAAGGGGGATTTGTGCCCTGGAGTTTGACCTGGTGGGCCCAAGCCACGACCTGCATTCGGGTACCTGGGGCGGTGGCCTCCAGAACCCGTTGCACGCCATGGCCGAGCTGGTGGCTTCGCTGCATAACCCCGATGGCAGTGTGGCGGTAGAGGGCTTCTACGATGACGTGGAGCCCCTGAGCCCTGAGCTACGTGCGTGGTACAAGAAAATTCCCTGGGACGAGGAAGCCGAGCTGAAGAAACTGGGCCTGCAAGAGTTTTATGGCGAGGAGGGCTACTCCCACTGGGAGCGCACAACTGGGCGGCCCACCCTCGAGGTCAACGGCATGTGGGGTGGCTATACCGGCCCCGGCGGTATGACCGTAATCCCCTCCACCGCCCACGCCAAGATTACCTGCCGCCTGGTGCCCCACCAGAACCCCGAGAAAATCGTGATGCTGGTCAAAGCCCACCTGGAGAAACATTTGCCCAGGGGGGTGCGCCTGCAAGTCCGCACCAAAGAAGCTGGGGCCTTTGCTTTCCGCATGAGCGCCGACCATCCGGGTTGCGTGGCCGCCCGGGAAGTGCTCACCGAACTCTATGGGGTGCCCCCGGTTGAGACCATGTTCGGTGGCTCGGTGCCCATCCTGGGCACCCTCAAGCAGATGCTGGGCCATGACCCGGTGAGCTTTGGTTTTGGGCTCGAGGACGAGCTCATCCACTCGCCCAACGAGTTCTTCCGGCTTTCCAGCTTCGAGAAGGGCAAACAGGGCTACGCCATGTTGCTGGGTCGGCTGGCACAGTAG
- a CDS encoding ABC transporter substrate-binding protein, with translation MKQWLLGMLVLAAGLGLAQQRPEDIIKAQCEKAEVVAELWHGFRGGAPKDALDNLAVEFNRTQGGKVCVRPVSQGNYRDLSTKIKASFASGKIPVMAQAFENNMALYLESDALLPIPSLGVDLKGVNPLFANAVKINGQIYGVPFNKSIQLLYVNRDLLKKYNARVPLSIPEFVETAKKISEGEKQPVYWFVPDASTYAYWFFTLGGSYLQNGKLVLNSPKGLEALEFLVKAVKDGWAKPITNGFINENFGSGVFGFSTDSSAGYSFYARAAKFDVGVATLPGRTDKQPGFGLVQGTNIVVFKGADDKEKRVAADFLRFIISPKAQAVFGVAANYVPVNQGSGVDPVVTRFVKENPAFGVAISQARFARFEPALSQWEQIRFDILGQAIKEAVLGQATPKAALDKAQKAAEDLLAGRTR, from the coding sequence ATGAAACAGTGGTTGCTCGGAATGTTGGTGCTCGCCGCTGGCCTGGGGTTAGCTCAGCAAAGACCAGAAGATATCATCAAAGCGCAGTGCGAAAAAGCCGAAGTGGTAGCCGAACTCTGGCATGGCTTCCGGGGTGGAGCACCCAAGGATGCCCTGGACAATCTGGCCGTAGAGTTCAATCGCACCCAGGGGGGTAAGGTTTGTGTGCGCCCGGTCAGCCAGGGCAACTACCGCGACCTCTCCACCAAGATCAAGGCTTCGTTTGCCTCGGGCAAAATCCCGGTGATGGCCCAGGCTTTTGAGAACAACATGGCGCTCTATCTGGAAAGCGACGCCCTGCTGCCCATTCCAAGCCTTGGGGTGGATCTGAAGGGCGTTAACCCGCTATTTGCGAATGCGGTCAAGATCAACGGCCAAATCTATGGGGTGCCCTTCAATAAGAGCATCCAGCTGCTCTACGTCAACCGCGACCTCTTGAAGAAATACAACGCTCGAGTGCCTTTGAGCATCCCCGAGTTTGTGGAGACCGCCAAGAAAATTTCCGAAGGCGAAAAACAGCCGGTGTACTGGTTTGTGCCCGATGCCTCGACCTATGCCTACTGGTTCTTTACCCTGGGGGGCAGCTACCTGCAAAACGGCAAACTGGTGCTCAACTCGCCCAAAGGGCTGGAGGCCCTCGAGTTCCTGGTCAAGGCCGTCAAGGACGGCTGGGCCAAGCCCATCACCAACGGCTTCATCAACGAGAACTTCGGGTCGGGGGTTTTTGGCTTCTCTACCGATTCCTCGGCAGGCTACAGCTTCTATGCCCGGGCGGCCAAGTTCGACGTAGGCGTGGCCACCCTGCCGGGCCGCACCGACAAACAACCCGGTTTTGGCTTGGTGCAGGGCACCAACATCGTGGTATTCAAGGGGGCCGACGACAAAGAAAAACGGGTGGCCGCCGACTTCCTGCGCTTTATCATCTCCCCCAAAGCTCAGGCAGTGTTTGGAGTGGCGGCCAACTATGTGCCGGTCAACCAAGGCTCAGGCGTAGACCCAGTAGTAACCCGCTTCGTCAAGGAGAACCCCGCCTTTGGTGTGGCCATCAGCCAGGCCCGCTTTGCCCGCTTCGAGCCGGCCCTCTCGCAGTGGGAGCAGATTCGCTTCGACATTCTGGGCCAGGCCATCAAGGAAGCCGTGCTGGGACAGGCCACCCCCAAAGCCGCCCTCGACAAGGCCCAGAAAGCCGCCGAGGATCTATTGGCCGGCCGCACCCGCTAA
- the clpB gene encoding ATP-dependent chaperone ClpB — protein MNLERWTEQARQAVAQTQVLARENSNQQMDVGHLASVLFRDPSGLPAQLLKRAGQNLQAVQQTASRDLGSYPRVSGAEGGQYLSGKLSSVLERSEKLAAELKDKFVAIDTLTLALAETGYGGLNASAIRSALLEMRGGKKVESEHAEGTYNALEQYGIDLTKLAEQGKLDPVIGRDEEIRRTIQILLRRTKNNPVLIGEPGVGKTAIAEGLAQRIVKGDVPEGLKGKRIVSLQMGSLLAGAKYRGEFEERLKAVMQETIQSAGQIILFIDELHTVVGAGKAEGAVDAGNMLKPALARGELHLIGATTLDEYREIEKDAALERRFQPVFVDEPSVEDTVSILRGIKEKYEVHHGVRISDPALIAAAQLSHRYISDRRLPDKAIDLIDEAAARLRMALESSPETIDTLNRKKLQLEIEREALKKETDAESKFRLGELEKEIAELTEEIHKQQALWEAERELMQKLRAAQQRLDEVRTQIEQAERAYDLNKAAQLRYGELPRLEQEVNELSDRMASARFVRPMVAEEDIAGIVSRWTGIPVSKLMEGEREKLLRLEEELHARVVGQDEAISAVADAIRRARAGLKDPNRPIGSFLFLGPTGVGKTELAKTLAASLFDTEENMVRIDMSEYQEKHTVARLIGAPPGYVGYEEGGQLTEAVRRRPYAVILFDEIEKAHPDVFNTLLQVLDDGRLTDGQGRTVDFRNTAIILTSNIGSPLIFEGIQSGQSYETIRERVFGILQQHFRPEFLNRLDEIVVFRPLAKEQIAAIVEIQLSAVRKRLAERRISLEMSPEALQFIAERGYDPVFGARPLKRVIQKEIETPLSRKILSGEVPDGTTVYVTPGPLGLQFETRKAAMA, from the coding sequence ATGAACTTGGAGCGTTGGACCGAACAAGCTCGGCAGGCGGTGGCCCAGACCCAGGTGCTGGCCCGGGAGAACTCGAACCAGCAAATGGATGTGGGGCATCTGGCCTCGGTGCTGTTCCGCGACCCTTCGGGGTTGCCCGCACAGCTTTTGAAGCGGGCGGGGCAGAACCTGCAGGCGGTGCAGCAGACCGCCAGCCGCGACCTGGGGAGCTACCCCAGGGTTTCGGGGGCCGAGGGAGGGCAGTATCTTTCGGGTAAGCTCTCGAGCGTCCTCGAGCGCTCGGAAAAGCTGGCGGCAGAATTAAAGGACAAGTTTGTCGCCATAGATACGCTCACCCTGGCCCTGGCCGAGACTGGCTATGGGGGGCTCAATGCCAGCGCCATACGGTCGGCGCTGCTGGAGATGAGGGGAGGTAAGAAGGTGGAATCTGAACATGCCGAAGGAACCTACAATGCCCTCGAGCAATACGGCATAGACCTGACCAAACTGGCCGAGCAGGGCAAACTCGACCCCGTGATTGGGCGCGACGAGGAAATCCGGCGTACCATTCAAATTCTGTTGCGTCGCACCAAGAACAACCCGGTCTTGATCGGCGAGCCGGGGGTGGGCAAGACGGCCATTGCCGAAGGGCTGGCCCAGCGCATTGTGAAGGGCGACGTGCCCGAGGGGCTCAAGGGCAAGCGCATCGTGAGCTTGCAGATGGGTTCGCTCCTGGCCGGGGCCAAGTACCGCGGCGAGTTCGAGGAGCGGCTCAAGGCGGTCATGCAGGAGACCATCCAGAGCGCGGGGCAGATTATCCTGTTCATTGACGAGCTGCACACCGTGGTGGGGGCCGGCAAGGCCGAAGGCGCGGTGGATGCGGGCAACATGCTCAAGCCCGCGCTGGCCCGGGGTGAGCTGCACCTGATTGGGGCTACGACCCTGGACGAGTACCGCGAAATCGAGAAGGACGCAGCCCTCGAGCGCCGCTTCCAGCCGGTGTTTGTGGACGAGCCCAGCGTAGAGGACACCGTGAGCATCCTGCGCGGCATCAAGGAGAAGTACGAGGTGCACCACGGGGTGCGCATCTCTGACCCTGCCCTGATTGCCGCCGCCCAGCTCTCGCACCGCTACATCTCGGATCGCCGCCTGCCCGACAAGGCCATAGACCTGATTGACGAGGCCGCTGCCCGGTTGCGCATGGCCCTGGAAAGCAGCCCCGAGACCATCGATACCCTTAACCGCAAGAAACTCCAGCTCGAGATCGAACGCGAGGCCCTGAAGAAAGAAACCGACGCCGAGAGCAAGTTCAGGCTGGGAGAACTGGAAAAAGAAATTGCCGAACTCACCGAGGAGATTCACAAGCAGCAGGCCCTTTGGGAGGCCGAGCGCGAGTTAATGCAGAAGCTCCGCGCGGCCCAGCAGCGCCTCGACGAAGTACGTACCCAGATCGAGCAGGCCGAGCGGGCCTACGACCTCAACAAGGCCGCCCAGCTTCGCTACGGGGAGCTGCCCCGGCTCGAGCAGGAGGTCAACGAGCTCTCCGACCGCATGGCGAGCGCCCGTTTCGTGCGCCCCATGGTGGCCGAGGAGGACATCGCGGGCATCGTGAGCCGTTGGACGGGTATTCCGGTGAGCAAGCTGATGGAAGGCGAAAGGGAGAAGCTCCTGCGCCTCGAGGAGGAACTCCACGCCCGCGTGGTAGGGCAGGACGAGGCCATCAGCGCGGTGGCGGACGCCATTCGCCGCGCCCGGGCGGGCCTCAAAGACCCCAACCGGCCCATCGGCTCCTTCCTGTTTCTGGGCCCTACGGGCGTCGGTAAAACCGAGCTGGCCAAGACCCTGGCCGCCAGCCTCTTCGATACCGAAGAAAACATGGTGCGCATCGACATGTCGGAGTACCAGGAGAAGCACACCGTGGCCAGGCTCATTGGAGCGCCTCCAGGCTATGTGGGCTACGAGGAGGGGGGCCAGCTCACCGAGGCGGTGCGCCGCCGCCCCTACGCGGTAATCCTCTTCGACGAAATCGAAAAAGCCCACCCCGACGTGTTCAACACCCTCTTGCAGGTGCTCGACGATGGCCGCCTGACGGACGGGCAGGGCCGCACGGTAGACTTCCGCAACACCGCCATCATCCTCACCTCCAACATCGGTTCGCCCCTCATATTCGAGGGCATCCAGTCCGGCCAGAGCTACGAGACCATCCGCGAACGCGTGTTTGGCATCCTGCAACAGCACTTCCGCCCTGAGTTCCTGAACCGCCTGGATGAAATTGTGGTCTTCCGTCCGCTGGCTAAGGAACAAATTGCCGCCATTGTGGAAATTCAGCTCTCGGCGGTACGCAAGCGCCTGGCCGAACGGCGCATCAGCCTGGAAATGTCGCCCGAAGCCCTGCAGTTTATCGCCGAGCGGGGCTACGACCCGGTCTTTGGGGCCCGGCCCCTCAAGCGCGTCATCCAGAAGGAAATCGAGACCCCACTCTCGCGCAAGATTCTCTCGGGCGAGGTGCCGGACGGCACCACCGTCTACGTTACCCCCGGCCCTCTGGGCTTGCAGTTTGAGACCCGCAAAGCGGCCATGGCCTGA
- a CDS encoding A24 family peptidase: protein MDFFPLPVLAVFAFVLGSLIGSFLNVVIYRLPAGISVVWPRSRCPHCGHVLSPSELVPILSWVLQGGKCKSCQAPISARYPAVEALTALLFAAAALLRPVFPDLLFIWAFIALLIALSFIDIDTKTLPNSLNFAGILLGLLGAGLVGYPQAFPQAVDSGLMGAGLVALFAGFGGLFYNRLKDGPREGPFGLHLVHLAAMVGAWGGMLGTVGGVWLGGLGIVVGLLNASLNARSGKVFALHDGLTLGLAALAPLLAWVLGLSPLESLRGMLVSAGGMALAGMLYWWLRNPTDKVEPEPKGENLTGYVTVMGYGDVVLAGFLGVWLGFTNLLVGVFVAVFAGAIIGLIMRRFGGDNQIPFGPYLAIGGLIALFYGTDLVQWYLNYIGLS, encoded by the coding sequence GTGGATTTTTTCCCTTTGCCCGTGTTGGCGGTGTTCGCGTTTGTGCTGGGTAGCCTGATCGGCTCGTTTCTGAATGTGGTAATTTATCGCCTTCCAGCCGGTATCTCGGTGGTGTGGCCCCGCTCGCGTTGCCCCCACTGTGGGCATGTCCTCTCCCCCAGCGAACTGGTACCGATCCTCTCTTGGGTTTTACAAGGAGGAAAGTGCAAAAGCTGCCAGGCCCCCATCTCGGCGCGCTATCCGGCCGTGGAAGCCCTCACGGCGCTTCTTTTCGCTGCGGCGGCCCTCCTGCGCCCGGTTTTCCCCGACTTACTCTTCATCTGGGCTTTTATTGCTTTGCTGATAGCGCTTTCTTTTATTGATATTGATACCAAAACCTTACCCAACTCCCTTAACTTCGCCGGTATCTTGCTGGGCTTGTTGGGAGCCGGGCTGGTGGGTTATCCACAGGCTTTTCCACAAGCCGTAGATAGCGGCCTGATGGGAGCTGGGCTGGTGGCCTTGTTTGCAGGCTTTGGGGGCTTGTTTTACAACCGCTTGAAGGATGGCCCCCGCGAAGGTCCCTTTGGTTTGCACCTGGTACACCTGGCTGCCATGGTTGGGGCCTGGGGGGGAATGCTGGGTACGGTGGGGGGCGTTTGGCTGGGTGGGTTGGGCATTGTGGTGGGGCTCTTAAATGCCTCACTCAACGCCCGCAGCGGAAAGGTATTCGCCCTGCACGACGGCCTGACCCTGGGGCTTGCCGCGTTGGCGCCCCTGCTGGCCTGGGTGTTGGGCCTTTCGCCCCTGGAAAGCCTGCGCGGCATGCTGGTGAGCGCGGGCGGCATGGCCCTGGCCGGTATGCTCTACTGGTGGTTGCGCAACCCGACCGACAAGGTCGAGCCCGAGCCAAAAGGCGAAAACCTCACCGGCTACGTGACCGTAATGGGCTATGGCGATGTGGTGCTGGCTGGCTTTCTGGGGGTCTGGCTGGGCTTCACCAACCTGTTGGTGGGGGTTTTTGTTGCGGTGTTCGCGGGGGCCATCATTGGCCTGATCATGCGGCGGTTTGGGGGCGACAACCAGATTCCCTTTGGGCCGTACCTGGCCATTGGGGGGTTAATTGCCTTGTTCTACGGTACAGACCTTGTGCAGTGGTATTTGAACTACATTGGCCTCTCCTGA
- the pgk gene encoding phosphoglycerate kinase, giving the protein MRTLKDFDAAGKRVLVRVDFNVPIKEGKVKDETRVAAAIPTLKHLLERGATLVLISHLGRPKGGFEETSSLAPVAPVLEKHLGRPVIFIGGSPELTPASETTLGRVKAAPAGSVILLDNVRFEPGEEKNDEALAKNFARLADAFVLDAFGSAHRAHASVTGVARFLPSYAGFLMEKEVESIGKVLHNPEKPYWVVLGGAKVSDKIGVIENLLPRVTGMVIGGAMAFTFLKAQGGQVGKSLVEDDKLDLAQGLLKKAASLGVKLLLPSDVVAAQKIEAGTPTRIMPANAIEEGWMGLDIGPESARTFAEALQGAKTVLWNGPMGVFEIDDFAKGTLAVGEAIAKLEGAFTVIGGGDSVAAANKLGMADKFSHVSTGGGASLELLELGTLPGIEALS; this is encoded by the coding sequence ATGCGTACCCTCAAAGACTTCGACGCGGCCGGTAAGCGGGTGCTGGTGCGGGTGGATTTCAACGTGCCCATCAAGGAGGGCAAGGTCAAGGACGAGACCCGAGTTGCAGCGGCCATTCCGACCCTCAAACATCTGTTGGAGCGGGGTGCAACCCTTGTTTTGATCTCGCACCTGGGGCGCCCCAAGGGCGGCTTTGAGGAGACCAGCAGCCTGGCCCCGGTGGCTCCGGTGCTGGAAAAACACCTGGGCAGGCCGGTGATTTTCATTGGGGGCTCGCCCGAACTCACCCCGGCCAGCGAGACCACCCTGGGGCGCGTGAAGGCTGCCCCCGCTGGCTCGGTGATTTTGCTGGATAATGTGCGCTTTGAGCCCGGCGAGGAAAAGAACGACGAAGCCCTGGCGAAAAATTTCGCCCGCCTGGCCGATGCCTTTGTGCTGGATGCGTTTGGTTCGGCCCACCGAGCGCACGCTTCGGTTACGGGTGTGGCGCGGTTCCTGCCGAGCTATGCAGGCTTCCTGATGGAAAAGGAGGTCGAGAGCATCGGTAAGGTGCTCCACAACCCCGAGAAGCCCTACTGGGTGGTGCTGGGCGGGGCCAAGGTCTCGGACAAGATCGGGGTGATCGAGAATCTGTTGCCCAGAGTAACCGGCATGGTGATTGGCGGCGCGATGGCCTTTACCTTCCTCAAGGCCCAGGGGGGACAGGTGGGCAAGAGCCTGGTGGAGGACGATAAGCTAGACCTGGCCCAGGGCCTGCTCAAAAAAGCCGCCAGTCTGGGGGTCAAGCTGCTGCTGCCCAGTGATGTGGTGGCGGCCCAGAAAATCGAGGCCGGAACCCCCACCCGGATTATGCCCGCCAACGCTATTGAGGAAGGCTGGATGGGCCTGGACATTGGGCCCGAGAGCGCCCGTACCTTTGCCGAGGCCCTGCAGGGGGCCAAGACGGTGCTATGGAATGGGCCTATGGGGGTCTTCGAGATAGACGACTTTGCCAAAGGCACCCTGGCGGTGGGCGAGGCCATTGCCAAGCTGGAGGGCGCCTTTACGGTAATCGGCGGGGGTGACTCGGTAGCAGCAGCCAACAAGCTGGGCATGGCCGATAAGTTTAGCCATGTCTCCACCGGCGGGGGGGCCAGCCTGGAGCTCCTCGAGCTCGGCACCCTGCCCGGCATCGAAGCGCTAAGCTAA
- the pgeF gene encoding peptidoglycan editing factor PgeF — MVMLQSPLLEVPHGFTTRAGGVSPAPFESLNLGLSTADDPAHVQENRRRVLAFFGNPPLAGLSQVHGNLVHVVETAGEWEGDGLLSSTPGLLLRVSVADCYPILLHDPQKGVAGALHAGWRGVVSGILPRAIELMQSHWGSRPEDIRVAVGPGISGPHFQVGPEVLAQFERAELAFAVPDPRYPGKYLLDLERAIRTQAQREGICPEHYWALGRCTYADPAFFSHRRDKGQTGRMWALVMLPKL, encoded by the coding sequence ATGGTCATGCTACAAAGCCCGCTGCTGGAAGTGCCGCATGGCTTTACGACCCGTGCGGGTGGGGTTTCTCCTGCCCCCTTCGAAAGCCTCAACCTGGGGTTATCTACAGCAGACGACCCGGCGCATGTGCAGGAGAACCGCCGGCGGGTTCTAGCCTTTTTTGGTAACCCGCCCCTGGCCGGGTTAAGTCAAGTCCACGGCAACCTTGTACATGTGGTCGAGACAGCGGGGGAGTGGGAGGGCGATGGTTTGCTCAGCTCCACCCCTGGACTGCTGCTGCGGGTGAGTGTGGCCGACTGCTATCCCATCCTGCTGCACGACCCCCAAAAAGGGGTGGCAGGCGCCCTGCATGCGGGCTGGCGTGGCGTGGTTTCGGGCATCCTGCCCCGGGCCATCGAATTAATGCAATCTCACTGGGGTAGCCGCCCTGAGGATATACGAGTTGCGGTAGGCCCTGGTATCAGCGGCCCCCATTTTCAGGTGGGGCCCGAAGTGCTGGCCCAGTTCGAGCGAGCGGAACTGGCTTTTGCTGTGCCAGACCCCCGGTATCCGGGCAAGTACTTGCTCGACCTGGAGCGGGCCATACGAACCCAGGCCCAGCGGGAGGGCATTTGCCCCGAACACTACTGGGCCCTGGGGCGCTGTACCTATGCCGACCCGGCGTTTTTTTCTCATCGGCGCGATAAGGGACAGACCGGGCGTATGTGGGCCTTGGTTATGCTGCCAAAGCTATAA
- the trxA gene encoding thioredoxin, protein MTANDNITSCVHCGAKNRLGRPPAGQVPVCGACKKPLPWLVNAHQGLTPELEAGVPVLVDFWAEWCGPCRVIAPVLEELAREYAGRLKVVKLNVDHHPLAQSAYHVQGIPTLILFKNGQPVERIVGAAPKHMLVQKLQPYL, encoded by the coding sequence ATGACGGCCAACGACAACATCACCTCCTGCGTTCATTGCGGTGCCAAGAACCGTTTGGGCAGGCCCCCTGCCGGTCAGGTGCCGGTGTGTGGGGCCTGCAAGAAGCCCCTGCCCTGGCTGGTCAATGCCCACCAGGGCCTGACCCCCGAACTCGAGGCCGGTGTACCGGTGCTGGTAGACTTCTGGGCCGAGTGGTGCGGGCCCTGCCGGGTGATTGCGCCGGTGCTCGAGGAACTCGCCCGCGAGTATGCGGGTCGGCTCAAAGTCGTCAAGCTCAACGTAGACCACCACCCTCTGGCCCAGAGTGCCTACCACGTGCAGGGCATCCCCACCCTGATCCTCTTCAAGAACGGACAGCCGGTGGAGCGGATTGTGGGGGCTGCACCCAAGCATATGCTGGTGCAGAAATTGCAACCCTACTTGTAA